Genomic DNA from Euleptes europaea isolate rEulEur1 chromosome 14, rEulEur1.hap1, whole genome shotgun sequence:
tgtgcagctctccaggtgatctacaccctggagcccttctctgaggatcctactctgttacaagacttaatcgctgaacttttccggacgacccgagaggtttgccgcttgaggggactggtacaggaacagtggcaatctcttaaaggacgtctctggatgttaacgtcggaggatactgatgctcgtctagatcttcaggacttggatcaattactggacgatgcccgattggcgactgaggatttacaaatattaactggccttttggataatcttatttctcgagaaactctttctaccatggcgggagccccaccggagggtttttccctgatcccggatgcagccagctgtcaggctgaggccaagcgagtcgctattagcaccgctcttctccttgtggaatgtacaaaggacaccccgatagccaccttggctcaagttttgacctcgaccttcggagccgaggcacccgcactggcggttcgagtacaacctctgctgggcggggaacccgaccccatactctcactcctggagacagaacttttaccgcgcattacggcagagactgccctgagacttgagaacgccaaagttcttgcggatcagcaagccgccgaagcggctaaggtcgcaagagagagagaggctgcggaagcagccagggcggctgcagcaaggattaggaatcaggcgaacgtggacacgcgccctaagggcaatgtactagggctatcaggtctgtccttttccccggcgtttgtcccgtcgcgcgcgacccaacgcgcacgccgtttggctgaccgacgtcgagactcagaagagtctgaagacgaggatttatatggggatagctctcaatgggccacaagcttccggaccagtaagcctcatcttactggtggcctaagtgaggaggctcatctcttaagagcccagaatcgggagctctccgaccgtgttgatcaactccaggaagtaatggaacgtatgcttcaggagaataggcaattacaacaaaccctgatagctctgagacagcccgttccgataccgggtcagggggtacccgtacagccacccgctaatgtgcctgctccacccttgcctcctggagctcctgttgctcctccgcccggaccacccgtgcaaccacccgctaatgtgcctgctccacccttgcctcctggagctcctgttgtccctccgcccggaccacccgtgcaaccgggtcaacctgcgcccagcccttggaagcaactcaaattgaggactacgtatgacggatctctcgagactttgccttgtttcttgcatcaagtggacagttatatgcgagaacaaggacaacttttccccacggaagacagccgggtgcgttacgtagcttcccttctgacaggtaaagcggctgactggatggtcctccagtttgacacccgctctcgtgctattcgttccctcaacaacttcatgactgccctgagaaggaggtttgaggaccccttcctgggggaaagagccaaaacggaactcttacaattaaaacaaggctctgctacagttcgagaatttgccgatgaatttcaacgactggcaagtaaaattgtaggttggcccgagaccaccctgatccatcatttcagggaagccttgcatcctgacattctgaactggtcttacatgcgaggcgatcccgataccctcgaagactggatcctattagccgaggaagtggaaagccgccgacgcttcatttctctcgtccgtcaaaagcacaaggaaaaaggcacccaaaagcctcaacccaaggcaccactgctcgtcccacgaaatcccccacgtccgccccaggaacgtgaagcccgatttcagaggggtgcctgtcttacttgcggagaaatgggccactttgcagccgtttgcccacgccgccaggaaatatttcgtcccagcacgacaacccgcgcccgaggtcgtccaccacgcagaggcaccgcggccacccgcagcgcagctccgggaagacccacaccctctgcactccatgccggggacccaacctccctgcctactaccaacgaccccgccgggtctcggattacaagtgccccattgggggacgattttccctcttcggatgaggaaaatccttggatttctccagccttaaacctggaatctcccctcgacttgtcaaaaaacggctccggtctgtggtgaatggagcgtctccacagacctctcaggatcttcctatcaaaccgaatgctcctaccaaaattaaagacgtggactccaccgtctacgtggatgcagttttacagcaacttaacggtggcccacaaatccccgtcaaagcactaattgactccggttgctgtcgcactctcataagcgaaaccacttttgctgcactcagagccgactctgaggctttacccgcccccgtccaatttgcccaaatggacggaagccatttccaggggggtccagttgatcaccgcaccataggagtggcaatgggaattggttcccactgggaacaaatagacttcactatagcccctatccgatttgaagtggtcttgggaattaactggattaaaggacatagtcccagtattaattgggaaacaaacactatctccttcgctagtcccacctgcgaccagcatcggcaaaactttgctctgctatatccgcccgttccagcattaacctctactgctccagcaccaccggctctacccgctgtataccgggactttgaagatgtcttcgaccttaaggaatgtgatgccttacccccccaccgggcctcagactgtgcgattgaagtggtaaaggactgcacattaaccaagagtaagatttaccctatgagcgcttccgagcgcactgtcctccgggactttttggacaaaaacctcgccagagggttcattcgcccttcgaatgccccaaactcggcccccgcgtttttcgtccggaaaaaagagggcgaccttcgcctgtgcattgacttcagaaagctcagtgcggttacccagaccaatgcctatcctatcccattaatatccgatattttgggacaattacaggaaggccgtgtgttctctaaactagacttggtggaagcttactaccgagtccgtatccgcgaaggggatgagcacctcactgccttctctagctgtttcggaatgtatgaattccttgtgatgccgttcggattaaaaggggccccgggggtcttcatgcaactcatcaatgaaatcctacatgaccttctatatcgtggggtggtggtctacttagatgacattctcatttattcgaaaactatggacgagcatgtggctctggtcagggaagttctgcaacgcctgcgtaaccatcaacttttcgcaaaactagctaagtgcgaatttcaccaaagcaaactcacgtttttgggatacatcatctcccaccaaggtcttcgcatggaccccgccaaagtccaagccgtcctcgattggactccccccaccaaccggaagcaagtacagcaatttctgggatttgcaaacttctatcgaggattcatccctaacttcgcccaggtggctctacccattacggacctactgaaaactaagggaaaagtaagctcggctgccttgccctccgcgaaaatcctatggactgagcaatgccaagccgcctttctggccctcaaacgcctcttcacttcggagccggtgctacagcacccaaacccaaatcaaatgttcattgtgcaagtcgatgcttccgatgtagccatgggaggggctctcctccagcaaggaccggatggtcttcttcacccttgcgcttacttttcaaaaaaatttgcgcacgctcaattaaactggcccatctgggagaaagaggcctcagcagttcatcatgcactgactctatggcgacaattcttggaagggtctaaagtcccctttgaggtttggaccgatcacaaaaatctagctgccctcacggggtcccataagctatcggcgaaacaacaacggtgggcggagttctttgcgcagttccgtttcaccctgaagcacgtccctgggaaacagaacgttcttgcggatgccctctcccgtttaccacaatatccggtaaaactcgaaagacccaccaactctctgttcacccctatgcaacgtggggctctacctatgctggctgtacaaactcgatcccagcatcagcacaccttacccaacgtacaagctccgccagctcaaccggctgcccagccgccaccgcaacaaaccggagttcccgcccttcctacccctccgaccgcccagccgcctgcagtctgcgcgccgccgcacgtaagcactagccccataactgtttctaagatctccatggccgacgggggggccccctccaaaatccccatctccgagtcctttttaactgtccttcgggaccagtgccttttagaacgttccgctcataccctacctcctggtgttttggaacaaggaggatcctggtacaaggactcgaaattgtatgtccccaaggctctccgaaaggacgttttacatttagcccatggagccaaaacagctgggcactttgggtttctgaaaacccttcacttattgcgcagacagttctggtgggggggaatgcgttccgacattgactccttcatccgcagctgtcccgtttgtgccgctgcgaaacgatcgcagggcaaacccccgggactgctacaacctcttgaaacgcccagcaaaccttgggaagtgattgctatggacttcatgactgatctccctctcagtgggggtaaaactgtattgtgggttgttactgatttgttttctaagcaaatacatttggttccatgcgcagggatcccctctgctcagaaactggcccgcctcttcgtgacgcatatctttcgtttacattcgtttccgcgtaagataatttgtgaccgcggcagtggtttcgtttctaagttttggaaagctttcctcaagttggtgggagtggaacaagggttgtctagtgcataccatcctcaaactgatggtcaaactgaacgtgtcaatgctgtacttgaatgttatttacgctgttatgttaactaccaccaggataactgggtagaactgttacctttagcagaatatgcctacaataatgccatgcatcaatccacaggttttagtccattttttgctgtgtatggacaagatttcagtcccatcgcccctacagatgatatagagggggaggggaaccccgacattgcctcctgggcacacgccctccgtaccacttggccctggctcgttagcaacctcgaccgagccaaacgtaaatacaaagcacaagctgacaaacatcgctcccccgggggtgatctgcaagtgggtactttggtttacctttccaccaaaaatctccgttccacccaaccgtgccataagctcagtgctaaatacattggccctttccccatcacccgggtcataaaccctgtcacagtggaactggctctccccaaatccttgaggcgtgtgcatcctgttttccacattagcctcctcaaaccccatgttgcttctccacggtggcatccagaCCCATCTCCtacgcaacccatcatggtggggggggaggaacacttcgaagtctccaagatccttgactcccgtgttcaccatggcaacctgcaatatttggtccgttggaaacatttcccccctgcctatgacgaatgggtacgcgcacgggatgtctccgcccccgacctcgtcgacgcctttcacattgcttacccagatcggccagcccccttgcgaactgggagggggccttgaggggagcagaatgtcaggctgctatctcggtttcgttattgcctctgtctctgcgttgtattgtctgccccccaaggtcgcatacctaggcctgggaacccagctcctgggaaactgtattcagcctgtacgtgtaatctcccgcctttcctgccttataatatctcccagctagtgagcctctcatagctgtcattttattcgtttgcactgtatgcctaattgaccagtaaaagccatctgtttggactctatatgactttgtggtgatttctggttctgtgggccaagggctgacagggaaAGGAAAAGTTTCGCTTCCTCTTCAAGACTCCTCCCATTTACAATCCCAAGACTCCTCCCATTTACAATCCCAAGACTCCTCCCATTTACAATCCCTGTAAGCATTTCTCACATGAATCAACTGGAGCTATCAACTTCTATGGAAGGACTAAACAGGGAAGTCGGGCGCAGGAGCCTCCCCTGTCCTGCCCCAACACAAAATGATGGTCTTGTTTGGCTTCCACCTTAGGTACACCTTCTGCAGACAAGGTGAATGCATCATCAGCAACTCAACAAGGCCAACAAACCCCCTATGAACAGTCATTTTTACACAAGCCATGCAGAAGAACCTCCCAGGCTAAAGACGTttaggggaagggccgtagctcagtggtagagcatctgcttggcatgcagaaggtcccaggttcaatccccggcatctccagttaaagggactaggcaagtaggtgatgtgaaacacctctacctgagaccccggagagccactgccggtctgagtagacaatactgactttgacggaccatgggtctgattcagtagaaggcagcttcatgtgttcacgtgttctgAAAAAAAGTCCAACCGTTACCTCTTGAAGGAGTTCGGTGCCACAGTCATCTTCAAAGATGCCGTCCTTTTCGTCCACTGCAGAGGTTCCCACATTTCTATCGCCTGCAGACAGTTCCAGCCCAGGCAGCTTGTTGCCCTCCAGGTCTACACTGGTCTCGTGGTCTTCAAGCACCAGACTGGTTTTGCCATGGTAGGATACAGAGGTATTTATAAAAGGCAGGGCCTCAGGGTCTAAGACAGATGACTTTGTACTACGTTCCAGAACAGGAGACACCACCGATGCCTGTCCCAAACCAGATGAATAAGTGGTACTTTGATCTTGGGTGACTTCACAGGGCTCAGTTTGGCTACATTCCAATAGGGATACATCAATGCCGTTCCTATCCTGGTCCTCCTGGGCCGACACTTCTGGGTCATGTTGAGATGCGCCGGCATCCACACTGCTGTCTTTTAACAAGGGTCTGGTTTTACTATACTCCACTTTACCAGCACATGTACAATCATTCTTATTTTCCAACAGCTCATCAGTATGCTTCAGTACAACTTCACCTGTAATCTGCACCTCGTGGTCTTCAAGTAGGGATGAGGACATGCTGCTTTCTGACACAGTGGAATACTGACAGTCGTTTCCATGGTTCTCCAAGGATGTCAGATTTTTGCTCAGTTCCAATGCAATAACATCTGGAGTGCTTTTGTTCTGGTCTTCTACTGAAGGCAGCTGTCCACTTTCTTTGAAAAATGAAGCATCGAGATTCCTAGTCTTTGGTTCTTCCAGTAAGGCTGATGTTTCAAAACTCTCAGATATCACAGTATCCAGACCATCTGTATTCTGGTTTTCTGAAAGGACCAGGCTTGGGGTGATCTCCTGTACCAAGGTGATCTGCTTCATTTTATTTTGGCCTTCCTCTTCTGACAGACCTTCCAATGAAGGAGAACATAGATACCCCGCAGGGTCTTCACTACTTTTACCTCCAGACTCCAAATTATTATTATACATCTCACTGGGGTTCTGAGCTTCTGGATATTCCACATCAGGGCCAACGTTGTCAGGAAACGTACCAGTATTTGTAACTCCTTCACAGCCACAGACCATGCTTGACATTCTGTTCTCATTCAACCCAAAGTCATGCAACTCTGCTCCAAACGCTTCAGGGCTGTCCTCTGCCAAGCCCTCAGGCTTCTTGCGCatagccttggggacatacaaagCTCTATCTGGCTTCCTTCGGGGCTGCCTCCTGCCCCTGCCATTTCCTCGGCGAGTTTGAGCACCACTGGCCTGTCCTTCCATGCGGCGTGGCCCTCCTCCAGATCTGCACCCTCTGTTTCTCGAATGGGGAGGGTGATTGGAGGCTGAGGCACTGATGCAGGAGCCGTCTTGATCATCGGGGTTATCCGGCAGCCTAGCCAAAAGAAACAAAGAGAGTTCAGCACTGGCAATGTGCAAACTCCCAGGTAAATGCTGTTCACTTTCTGGCAAAAGATGCAAAAAGTTgaagaattttgtgtgtgtgtgtaaagtgccgtcaagtcgcagccgacttatggtgaccccttttggggttttcatggcaagagactaacagaggtggtttgccagtgccttcctctgcacagcaaccctggtattctgcCTGCAGAAATCATCAAAACCCATAACACTAATCATgtttaataaaccaacttcagagCCTGACATGACAGACCATAACTAACAACAGTCAGTGGAATGGCCTGCATTCAAAACCATC
This window encodes:
- the R3HCC1 gene encoding R3H and coiled-coil domain-containing protein 1; the protein is MERGKEYSMKAHHPTVTLALRCLDGVFLSPTENDFVNKILEELDHFLLQNQLDRVLLFPPLSSRLRYLIHRTVDDVDLLSSFSVGEGWRRRTVVCHSAIRLPDNPDDQDGSCISASASNHPPHSRNRGCRSGGGPRRMEGQASGAQTRRGNGRGRRQPRRKPDRALYVPKAMRKKPEGLAEDSPEAFGAELHDFGLNENRMSSMVCGCEGVTNTGTFPDNVGPDVEYPEAQNPSEMYNNNLESGGKSSEDPAGYLCSPSLEGLSEEEGQNKMKQITLVQEITPSLVLSENQNTDGLDTVISESFETSALLEEPKTRNLDASFFKESGQLPSVEDQNKSTPDVIALELSKNLTSLENHGNDCQYSTVSESSMSSSLLEDHEVQITGEVVLKHTDELLENKNDCTCAGKVEYSKTRPLLKDSSVDAGASQHDPEVSAQEDQDRNGIDVSLLECSQTEPCEVTQDQSTTYSSGLGQASVVSPVLERSTKSSVLDPEALPFINTSVSYHGKTSLVLEDHETSVDLEGNKLPGLELSAGDRNVGTSAVDEKDGIFEDDCGTELLQEIRNYLTIKDISIEKIQFDCTGYGEAQINEGDFGHVLEIYDFSPSLKTEHLLEAFVEFQESGFKVQWVDDTHALGIFSSLAAASQAMEQSYTSLKIRPLIHGTRQSKIKALQRPKLLQLAKERPQTDTVVARRLVTRALGLLRKIQPCPGEEVPESENVSLPE